CGGTGAGCTGCACGCGGCAGCCGCGCAGGTCCACCTGCGGCACGCCGAGAATGGCGTTGCCCCGCCCGTCGGTGTCGAAGCTGGCCACCGGCGTGTCGTCCACCCAGACCGTGTAGCGGCCGGGCGCCAGGTCGCGCGCGTGCAGGTCGATGGCGGTGCTGGCGCAGCGGCGCTGGAAGCGCATGCGCACCGCGCCGGAGACGCCGGCGGCGGTCGCCGCCAGCGGGATGATCGTCGCCACGCCGCCGCGGCCGTCGGCCGCCGGCGCCCAATGCGCCAGCGCATCCACCAGGGCGCGGGCGCGCGGGGAGCCCCAGCCGGTCGGGAAGTCCCACCCCGGCCCGGCGGCGAAGGCGCCGTTGTCGCCGGACACCACGTCGACGAACGGCGCCGGCGACAGGGCGTCGGTGAGCGCCAGCTCGCAGAGCTGCGGCGCCGCCAGGCCGAGCGTGCCGCGCCCCGCGCGGGCGCGCGCCTGGTTGGCGAGCGCCACCAGCGCCGCCCAGATCGGCGCCCCGACGCTGGTGCCGCCGGCGGCCAGCCACCCGCCGTCGCTGAGCATCAGGTAGCCGCTGCCGAGATCGGCGTTGAAGGCGACGTCGGCGAGCAGCCGCTGCGGGCTGGGGTGCATCTGCCACTGCGGCGCGGCGAAGCGGGTGCTGGCGCCGCCGCCGCTGCCGGGCCAGGCCGTCTCGTCGAAGCCGTCGCCGCGCGGGCGCAGCGCCGTGCCGCCGACCGCCAGCACGTACGGATGCGAGGCCGGGAAGCTGACGCCGGGCGCCCCGCCGCCGCAGGCGAAGGCGCCGTCGTCGCCGGAGGCGGCGATGACGGTGATGCCCTGGGCGGCGGCGCGCAGGAAGATCGCGTCGACCTGGCTCAGGTAGGAGCGCGGGTAATCGGTCTCGCAGCGGCCCCAACTGGTGGTGAGCACGGCGGCGCGATTGTCGGCGACGATGCGGTCGTAGGCGCGCAGCAGCGTCGTGCTGATGGCGTCGGTGCCGGCGTACACCAGCACCCGCGAGCCCGGGGCCATGGCCGAGGCCCATTCGACGTCGAGCGTCGTCTCCATCCGATCGCCGGCGCTCGCCGCCACCGGCGCCTGCGCGCCGGCGACCGGAATGAGCTCCACCGAGGACAGGTCGCGGGCGATCCCGTGCGCCCGCCAGAACGCCGTCAGGTCGGCCGGGTCGAACTCGTAGGCGGTGGCGATGGCGATCGTCGCCCGCCGCGCGTCCTCGCCGCGCACGCCGTCGGCGTACAGGGCGTCGAAGCCGTAGAGCTGCGCGATCGCCGCCGGCCCGAAGGGCGCCGCCGCGATGCCGGGCCGATCGGGGCCGGGATCGGGGGGCGCCAGCGCCGCGGCGGCGCCGACCGCGACCACCTGCGCCCCCAGCTCCTCCGGCACCTGCGGCGGGGCGGCGGTGACGGTGTGCACGCCGCGGCTGTCGCGGATCTGCAGCAGCCCGGTGCGCAGCGTCTGCGCGACGCGGACCGCCGGCCCCTCCGCGGTCACCTGCAGCCGCGACGGGGCGATCTCGATGATGCGCAGGCCGTGGCGGCGCAGGAAGCGCGCCGCCGCCGCCACCTGCGCCGCGCGCGGCGCGAAGCGGCGGGCGAACTCGCGCGCGCCGAGGAACTGCTGGTACCGCGGCGAGCGCGGATCGTGCACCGCGCGCACGAGCTCCTCGAGCGCGGCGCGATCGCGCCAGGCGAAGCCGAGCACGACGCGCACCGGCGCCTCGTCCGCCGGCGGGCCGAGGCGCACCGCGCCGCGCTCGAGCGCCATCAGATGCTGCTCGACGTCGACGCGCGTTCCGCTCGCCTGTAGTCGCGCCTCGGCAACGACCAGTCGTGGGACCAGGCAGGCGAACAGCAGAACGATCAGGCATCGGCGAGCGGTCATGGGCGCGCGTTGGAACTGCGCCAGGGAAAGTGCACCGCCTGTGCCATGCGTCCGCGCAGGACCCGCGATCCCGCGCGCCGACGGCGGCCATTGGGCTTTTCGCCGTCGCCGTCGTCACGCGCGTGACGCAACGCGTTGAAGTGCGCGCACGCGTGACGATCGCGCCAGCGCAGCGCGCCGTCACCTGCGTGGCGAATTCCCCGCCTCTCGCGCCGCGGTGACGCAGCGCGCTAGACGCCGCGCCGCGCGCGGCGTTCAGCTCGCATGTGGAGTCGCTGTCGACCTCGCCGCCGAGGTGATGATGCGCAGGCGACGGGCGACGTGGCGAGCGGCCGCGGCGCGCGCGACGCGACTCGTCAGAGCGCTAGGCGGATGGCGCGCCGCGCCCGGCCATCGCCGCGAACAGCGCCGCGTAGGCGGCGGCGGCGTGATCCCAGCTCCAGTGCGCGGCGGCGTAGGCGGCGACGGCGGCGCGCGCGTCGGCGGCGAGCAGCGGCGTCGAACCGGCGAGCAGGGCGCGCACGGCATCGGCCGTCGGCCGCGGCTCGGCGACCAGGAAGTGCTCCCGTCCGTCGGCCCAGGCCGCGTAGGTCTCGGGCGACACGATCGCCGGGCAGCCGCAGGCCATCGCCTCGGCGACGCTGAGCGGGAAGCCCTCGCCGGTGGACGGCAGCACCAGCACGTCGCCGGCCCGGTACCACTCGCGCAGCGCCGCCTGCGGCACCACCGGCACGACGCGCACGTTGCGCAGCCCCCAGGCGGTGGGGTCGATCGGCCCGGCGCCGATGAGGACGAAGAGGACCTCCGGCAGCGCCCGCGCCACCTGCTCGAGCACCGGCAGCCCCTTCATGAAGAGGAAGCGGCCGACGTAGAGGGCGACGCGCCGGTCCAGCGGCAGGTCGAGCCGCTGGCGGGCGGCGCGGCGCGCCGCGGCGTCGCCGAAGGAGAAGAGCGCCGCGTCGACCCCGTTGGCGATGAAGCGCGGCGGCAGCGGATAGGCGACGTGCGCCGCGAACCACTGCTGGACGGCGCGCGAGATGAACACCGCCTGGCGGACCCGCCGGTGCACCGCCAGGCCGAGCGTGTGGTAGGCGCCGAGCTGGATGCCGCGCAGCACACGGCTGCGGTAGAACGGCCACGGCCCCGCGTGTTGGGTGAGCACCAACGGCTTGCCGAGCCGGCGCGCCCAGCGCAGCGCCAGCAGCGTGCCCGGGTACAGGCAGTCGTGCGGATTGACGACGTCGCACCACTCCACCCAGCGGCGCACGGCGCGCGCCGCCTCGCGCCCCCACAGCGGATAGGCGACGCCGGCGGCGCGGAAGGGCAGGTCGGAGGCCGCCACGCGCACCTGGCCGGCGCTCGGCGCCGCCGCCGGCAGATCGCTCGACAGCCACACCGACTCGTGCCCGAGGCGCGGATAGCGGGCGTGCAGCGCCGCCGCCGTCAGCTCGATCCCACCCCAGTGCGGCAGTTGGTAGTGGGTCACGGTCAGGATCCGCATCGCGCGGTCGATAGCAATTCCCGCCGCCGAGCGACACGGCGGCGCGACCTTCCGCCGGCCCGCCTTCCAGGCTACAACGGACGCCATGCGCGCGACCCGGCGAGCGATCACCGCGCTGGCCTGCCTGCTGCTGTCGGCGCAGGCCGCGGCCGGCGGCGAGCTGAAGCCGGGCGACCCGGCGCCGGTGTTCCGCGCCAAGACGCAGGACGGCGCCGACTTCGATCTCGCCCAGCGCGCCGGCCAGTGGACCGTGCTGTACTTCTATCCCAGGGCGGGAACGCCCGGCTGCACCAAGCAGGCGGACGGATTCCGCGACGGCCTGGCGGCGATTCGCGAGCGCGGCGCCGAGGTGTTCGGCATCAGCACCGACACGGTGGAGGCGCAGGCCCGGTTCCACCAGGACGAGCAGCTCTCGTTCACGCTGCTCGCCGATCCCGACGGCGCCGTCGCCGAGCGGTACGGCGCCAAGATGCCCCTGCTGACCGTCGCCAAGCGCTGGACGTTCATCATCGACCCGCACCTGACCATCCGCCAGATCGAACGCGACGTCGATCCGCCGACCGACGCCCGACGGGTCGCCGCCGCGCTGGCGACGCTCGAACGCGGCGCCACGCCGGCGCCGCGGCCCTGAGCGGTCGCGCCCTCAGCCGAGCGTCCGGAGCACGCCGATGGCCTCGTCGACGTGCTTGGTGGCGTTGAGCTGCGAGTTGAAGACGTGGCGGATGACGCCCTGCTTGTCGATCACGAAGGTGACGCGGCCGGGCAGCAGGCCGAGCGACTTCGGCACCTTGAACTGCCGGCGCACCTCGCCCCCGACGTCCGCCAGGAGCGGGAACGGCAGCCGGTACTTCTCGGCGAACTGCTTGTGCGACTGCTGCGAGTCGCTGCTGATCCCGATCACCTCGGCGCCGACGTCGGTGAAGGCCGTGTACTGGTCGCGGAAGCTGCACGACTCCTTGGTGCAGCCCGGCGTGTCGTCCTTGGGGTAGAAGTAGACGACGACGTTCTTGCGCCCGGCGAAGTCCGCCAGGCTGACGGACCGGCCGTCCTGATCCGCGAGCGTGAACGCCGGCGCGCGGTCGCCGACCCCGAGACCCGCCGCGTTGCCGACCAGTGCATCGAGCAATCCCATGCTGTCCTCCCGCTGCTGGACGGCCGGAACGGCCGCGGCCGCTTCTTAGCGCTCCGACGTGGGCGGCGTAAATGCCCAGCGCCGCGCCCAGCGCCGCGCCCTGTCGCCGCGCCCGCTCTGTGGCCTCCGCGAGGGTTCTTGGCTATGGTCCGGCGGCCATGATGGAGGCGTTGCCGTCGGCCGCGGAGCCCGCCGTGGAGGTCTCGGTCATCCTGCCGTGCCTCAACGAGGCCGAGACCATGGAGGCCTGCGTCACCAAGGCGGTGGCGACGCTCGAGCGCCTCGGCCTGCGCGGCGAGGTGATCGTGGTCGACAACGGCTCGAGCGACGGCTCGCCGGCGATCGCCGCCCGCTGCGGGGCGCGCGTCGTCCACGAGGGCCGACGCGGCTACGGCAGCGCGCTGATGCGCGGCGCCGAGGAGGCGCGGGCGCCGTTCATCATCATGGCCGACGCCGACGACTCCTACGACCTCACCGACCTCGAGCGCTTCATCGACGGGCTGCGCGCCGGCAGCGACGTCGTCATGGGCACCCGCATCCGCGGCACCATCGAGCCGGGGGCCATGCCCTGGCACCACCGCTGGATCGGCAACCCGATCCTCACCGGCCTGCTCAACCTGCTGTTCCGCGCCGGCGTCTCCGACGCCCACTGCGGCATGCGCGCCTTCACCAAGCGCGCCTACCGGCGCATGCACCTGCAGACCCTCGGCATGGAGTTCGCCTCGGAGATGATCATCAAGGCGGCGCTCGCCGACCTGCGGATCAGCGAGATCCCGATCACCCTGCGCCGCGACGGCCGCAGCCGGCCGCCGCACCTGCGCTCGTTCCGCGACGGCTGGCGCCACCTGCGCTTCATGCTGCTGTTCTCGCCGACGCACCTCTTCGTGCTGCCCGGCCTGTGCTGCATGGCGCTCGGCCTGATCCCGCTCACCGCCCTCGGCGGCGGCGCGCGGCACCTGTTCGGGCTCACCTTCGACGTCCACTACATGGTGCTCGGCAGCCTGCTCACCGTGCTCGGCTACCAGATCGTGACCACCGGCCTGTTCGCCAAGGCCTATTCGCACGCCGCCCGGCTCTACGCCCCGGATCGCACCCTGCGCACGCTGCTGCGCCACTTCAGCCTCGAACGCGGCCTGCTGCTGGGCGGCGTCATCTTCCTCGCCGGATTCCTCATCGACGGCGCCATCCTCGTGCGCTGGCTGGCCAGCGGCCGCGAGACGCTCGACGCCGTGCGGCCGGCGCTGCAGGCCTCGACGCTGATGATCGTCGGCGCGCAGACGGTGTTCTCCTCCTTCTTCCTCAGCATGCTCGCCGTCCCGCGGCGCGAGGGCTGAACGCGAGCCGGTGGCGGTGGCGGGAGCAGACGCAGCGACGACGACGGCCGGACGCGACACCCCGCGGCGGCACTGGCCGGGAGCGCTGGCGATCCTCGCCGTCGTGCTGCTCGCGTACGGGATCGCGGTGCTGGTCGGGCGGGCGCAGGAGGCGGCGAACGTCCGCATCCTCGGGCTGTTCGATCCCCTCTTCCTGTGGCTGCGCGAGGGCGGCGCGAAGGCGAGCGACTGGCTCGAACGCCACCCCGCCGCGGTCGCCGGCAGCCTCACCGGCGGCGTGCTGCTGATCGTGCTCGGCGCGGCCGTCGCCACCCGCCGCCTGCCGCGCGCCGTCCTCGCCCCCTGCGCCGTGCTGCTGCTCGGGGTCTGGGGCCAGGCCCTGCTGCTGATGGACGCGACGCCGCTCGGCGCCTACGTCTACCTGCTCGCGGTCTTCGCCGCCGCCGCCTACGGGTGGCGGCGGCCGATGCGCCGCCTGGCCGGGTTCCCGCCGTTCGGCGCCGACGCCGGCGCCGGCATGGCGGGAAGCTGGCAGCCGAGTTGGCCCGCCGAGTGCGCCATCGTCATCGCCATCGGCCTCGTCGCGCTGCTGTTCCGCACCTGGGCGCTGACCGAGCTCTCCGACTTCCTCGACCTCGAGATGGTCGACTCGTGGGCGCAGAGCCGGACCCTGGCGGGGGTGGCGCAGTACTACCGCTACACCTTCCTCACGACCAATCCGGGCGCCGTCCACCTGCTGCCGCAATGGGCGATCTTCCACCTCTTCGGCTCTTCCGTCTTCACCCTGCGCATGGCCCCCGTGCTGTGGGGGGTCGTCGCGACGCTGCTCATGTACTGGTTCGTGCGCCGCATCGCCGGCGTCGGGCCGGCCGTGCTGGCGGCGGTGATCTTCGCCACCGCGCCCGACCAGCTCTTCTGGTCGCGCAGCGAGAACGGGTTCTTCTCGCCGGTGGCCGTGCTGGCGCTGGTCAGCCTGCACGTCTGCTACTGGCTGGCGGCGCGCTTCTCGCTGCGCTCGGCGCTCGCCGCGGCGCTGCTCATGCCCGCATCGCGCTACTTCTACACCACCAGTCTGGCGATGTTCCTGTTGCCCATCGCGGTCGCCGGACACGCCGCGGTGTTCGTCCGCGGCGCCTGGCGCAAGCTCTGGTTCGTGCTGCCCATTCTCGCGCTCGGGCTGGTCGCCTGGTGGTTCCACCTGACGCTGCTGCTGGGCGTCCTGACCGACAACTACCAGTTCCGGCACCCGGCGCAGATCTACGGCGGCACGGCGTGGACGCGCCAGGGCGATTTCTCGCGGGCCTCGCCGCTCGAGCTGGTTCGCCAGCAGGCCGCCTCCATGGGGGAAGGCCTGATGCGCACGGTGCGCGACATGACCTTCCTGACCACCGATGGCTTCGGCCACTGGTACATCCGCTCGCAGGTGAACCCGCACGCCACGACCATGAACGTCGGGCTGGTCGTCCTGCTGGCGCTGGGGGTCGGCTACCTGCTGGGGCAGTTGCGCGACCCGCGGGCGTGGCTGCTGCTGGTCTGGCTGGCGCTGTCGCTCCTCGGCGGCATCATGAGCCGCGACGCGACGCCGCGCCGCATGAGCATGCTGTTCCCGGCGGCGCACGTCATCGGCACGGTGTTCGTCGCCGCCGCCATCCGCGGCATCCGCCAGGGCGCCGGCCGGCGCATCGCCGA
The genomic region above belongs to bacterium and contains:
- a CDS encoding glycosyltransferase family 4 protein, with the protein product MRILTVTHYQLPHWGGIELTAAALHARYPRLGHESVWLSSDLPAAAPSAGQVRVAASDLPFRAAGVAYPLWGREAARAVRRWVEWCDVVNPHDCLYPGTLLALRWARRLGKPLVLTQHAGPWPFYRSRVLRGIQLGAYHTLGLAVHRRVRQAVFISRAVQQWFAAHVAYPLPPRFIANGVDAALFSFGDAAARRAARQRLDLPLDRRVALYVGRFLFMKGLPVLEQVARALPEVLFVLIGAGPIDPTAWGLRNVRVVPVVPQAALREWYRAGDVLVLPSTGEGFPLSVAEAMACGCPAIVSPETYAAWADGREHFLVAEPRPTADAVRALLAGSTPLLAADARAAVAAYAAAHWSWDHAAAAYAALFAAMAGRGAPSA
- a CDS encoding peroxiredoxin, with protein sequence MRATRRAITALACLLLSAQAAAGGELKPGDPAPVFRAKTQDGADFDLAQRAGQWTVLYFYPRAGTPGCTKQADGFRDGLAAIRERGAEVFGISTDTVEAQARFHQDEQLSFTLLADPDGAVAERYGAKMPLLTVAKRWTFIIDPHLTIRQIERDVDPPTDARRVAAALATLERGATPAPRP
- a CDS encoding peroxiredoxin, with product MGLLDALVGNAAGLGVGDRAPAFTLADQDGRSVSLADFAGRKNVVVYFYPKDDTPGCTKESCSFRDQYTAFTDVGAEVIGISSDSQQSHKQFAEKYRLPFPLLADVGGEVRRQFKVPKSLGLLPGRVTFVIDKQGVIRHVFNSQLNATKHVDEAIGVLRTLG
- a CDS encoding glycosyltransferase, translating into MMEALPSAAEPAVEVSVILPCLNEAETMEACVTKAVATLERLGLRGEVIVVDNGSSDGSPAIAARCGARVVHEGRRGYGSALMRGAEEARAPFIIMADADDSYDLTDLERFIDGLRAGSDVVMGTRIRGTIEPGAMPWHHRWIGNPILTGLLNLLFRAGVSDAHCGMRAFTKRAYRRMHLQTLGMEFASEMIIKAALADLRISEIPITLRRDGRSRPPHLRSFRDGWRHLRFMLLFSPTHLFVLPGLCCMALGLIPLTALGGGARHLFGLTFDVHYMVLGSLLTVLGYQIVTTGLFAKAYSHAARLYAPDRTLRTLLRHFSLERGLLLGGVIFLAGFLIDGAILVRWLASGRETLDAVRPALQASTLMIVGAQTVFSSFFLSMLAVPRREG